One Paracidovorax avenae ATCC 19860 genomic region harbors:
- a CDS encoding S8 family peptidase → MLQFQYNRQWVAWGAGLACALVAGGAMAGPDAAGGVVVRPESAGVAAMEDGSFIDPQLKMLWGEHLRRGGNLVVPAEAARGFVGPRVVAGMVRIEALSLGDDAALADDLRRLGATDVRQQGNLVLGRMPVAGLGALQSLRTARFVRPAPEPFGSVGGVTSQGDAVQGSERARRSLGVDGSGVVVGVTSTGYDTQGGAAADVARGDLPGRGNPNGHLQPVRVLKDRSSGRDSDEGRAMAQIVHDVAPGASLAVYIPESVQDHADGLRALAKAGANVISDDMYWTNDPWFQESPIGAVQRELLASGNVLSINAAANFGDWSAEGRFQPLPARGLTMGGATQGRWQMHDWGGGRTTFPVTLHRGGRVRIVLQWDEPFASFTRSRAGSASDLDLFAFTDDQGGNIAFVSATRNVGGDPFEFVFAFLNPDAADAAFTIHIGIGMPEGTGRPPGRFKLIAQPSDMSLVGWPREAAFHSATAVGHNASEGAIVACAVRYSQVNTPRGPVAETFSSIGGFARTRDADGIALAHPLDTRKPDLCAPDGVDNSVFGVDTDGNGWPNFFGTSAASPHLAGVAALMLQASGMKMRAGEVGQALRETARDMVDPGDPLSAPGHDVRSGQGFVNAELAVTRAMTLRSRP, encoded by the coding sequence ATGCTGCAATTCCAATACAACAGGCAGTGGGTGGCATGGGGCGCGGGGCTGGCGTGCGCCCTGGTGGCCGGTGGGGCGATGGCCGGGCCGGACGCCGCAGGCGGCGTGGTGGTCCGGCCGGAAAGCGCCGGGGTGGCGGCGATGGAGGACGGGTCCTTCATCGATCCGCAATTGAAGATGCTCTGGGGGGAGCATCTGCGCCGCGGCGGCAACCTGGTCGTGCCCGCGGAGGCCGCGAGAGGCTTCGTCGGCCCGCGGGTGGTGGCCGGCATGGTGCGCATCGAAGCCCTGTCCCTGGGCGACGATGCCGCACTGGCGGATGACTTGCGCCGGCTGGGCGCCACGGATGTGCGCCAGCAGGGCAACCTGGTGCTGGGCCGGATGCCCGTGGCCGGCCTGGGCGCGCTGCAGTCCCTGCGCACGGCGCGCTTCGTGCGGCCGGCGCCGGAGCCGTTCGGCAGCGTGGGCGGGGTGACGTCGCAGGGCGACGCGGTGCAGGGCTCCGAGCGTGCGCGGCGCAGCCTGGGGGTGGATGGATCGGGCGTCGTCGTGGGGGTGACCTCCACCGGCTACGACACGCAGGGCGGCGCGGCCGCGGACGTGGCGCGCGGCGACCTGCCGGGGCGGGGCAATCCCAATGGCCACCTGCAGCCCGTGCGGGTGCTCAAGGACCGCAGCAGCGGAAGGGACAGCGACGAGGGCCGCGCCATGGCGCAGATCGTCCACGACGTCGCCCCCGGCGCCTCCCTGGCGGTCTACATTCCCGAGAGCGTCCAGGACCACGCCGACGGCCTGCGGGCCCTGGCGAAAGCAGGCGCCAACGTCATCAGCGACGACATGTACTGGACCAACGATCCCTGGTTCCAGGAAAGCCCGATCGGTGCCGTCCAGCGCGAGCTTCTTGCCAGCGGGAACGTGCTCTCCATCAATGCCGCGGCCAACTTCGGCGACTGGTCCGCCGAAGGCCGCTTCCAGCCGCTGCCTGCACGCGGGCTGACGATGGGAGGCGCTACACAGGGCCGCTGGCAGATGCACGACTGGGGCGGGGGGCGCACCACCTTCCCGGTCACCCTGCACCGCGGCGGCCGGGTGCGCATCGTGTTGCAGTGGGACGAGCCTTTCGCCTCGTTCACCCGGTCCCGTGCGGGCTCCGCCTCGGACCTGGACCTGTTCGCATTCACCGACGACCAGGGCGGGAACATCGCCTTCGTGTCGGCCACGCGCAACGTGGGCGGCGACCCGTTCGAGTTCGTCTTCGCCTTCCTGAACCCGGATGCGGCCGACGCGGCCTTCACCATCCACATCGGCATCGGCATGCCCGAAGGCACGGGCCGCCCGCCCGGCCGTTTCAAGCTGATCGCGCAGCCCAGCGACATGTCGCTGGTGGGCTGGCCGCGCGAGGCGGCCTTCCACTCCGCGACCGCCGTGGGCCACAACGCGTCGGAGGGCGCCATCGTCGCCTGTGCCGTGCGCTATTCGCAGGTGAATACGCCGCGCGGCCCGGTGGCCGAGACGTTCTCCTCCATCGGCGGCTTCGCACGCACGCGCGATGCGGACGGTATTGCTCTGGCCCACCCGCTGGACACGCGCAAGCCGGACCTTTGCGCCCCCGACGGGGTGGACAACTCGGTCTTCGGCGTGGACACGGACGGCAATGGCTGGCCGAACTTCTTCGGCACCTCCGCCGCCTCGCCGCACCTGGCCGGCGTCGCCGCCCTGATGCTGCAGGCCTCGGGCATGAAAATGCGCGCCGGCGAAGTGGGGCAGGCGTTGCGCGAGACGGCGCGCGACATGGTGGATCCCGGCGACCCGCTCAGCGCGCCCGGCCATGACGTGCGCTCGGGCCAGGGCTTCGTCAATGCGGAACTCGCGGTGACGCGGGCGATGACCCTGCGTTCCCGGCCCTGA
- a CDS encoding YciI family protein, with protein MLYAVTLTYIRPAAEIDAHLGTHRDWLMQHIASGHILVAGPLEPRVGGLVLLRCGSRAELDHVLALDSFHIHGLVEREVLAFEPALRAAAFPADWAPGSEAA; from the coding sequence ATGCTCTACGCCGTCACCCTCACCTACATCCGTCCCGCCGCAGAAATCGATGCACACCTCGGCACCCACCGCGACTGGCTGATGCAGCACATCGCATCCGGCCACATCCTCGTGGCGGGCCCCCTGGAGCCGCGCGTCGGCGGCCTGGTCCTGCTGCGCTGCGGCAGCCGGGCCGAGCTGGACCATGTGCTGGCTCTGGATTCGTTCCACATCCATGGGCTGGTCGAGCGCGAGGTACTCGCCTTTGAACCGGCGCTGCGCGCGGCGGCGTTCCCCGCGGATTGGGCGCCTGGGAGCGAGGCGGCATGA
- a CDS encoding alpha/beta fold hydrolase, whose product MSGACKARGRLCRWTVAALVIGATLPQMAQLAQAQDIGPYAGLGGSVRDIVLVHGAFADGSSWSQVTGILQRRGYRVAAVQNPLTSLADDVAATRRVLRRQRGPVLLVGHSWGGAVVTEAGNDAAVKGIVYLSALVPDAGESVVGLLSRLQAPMKGLAPDEDGFVWLDDAEAYRRMMAADVPMAAVRLLAAAQPPMSAGAFSEPVAAAAWRDRPTWYLVTGRDRALAPAVQRAIAAHIGARVASLQSSHLSFVAHPRAVADLIDRAAREAGR is encoded by the coding sequence ATGAGCGGCGCCTGCAAGGCGCGTGGGCGCCTGTGCCGCTGGACCGTGGCCGCGCTCGTCATCGGCGCGACCCTGCCGCAGATGGCCCAGCTTGCGCAGGCCCAGGACATCGGGCCATATGCGGGGCTGGGCGGAAGCGTACGCGACATCGTGCTGGTGCACGGCGCCTTCGCGGACGGGTCGTCGTGGTCGCAGGTCACGGGCATCCTGCAGCGGCGGGGCTATCGCGTGGCCGCGGTGCAGAACCCGCTGACCTCGCTGGCCGATGACGTAGCCGCCACGCGCCGCGTGCTGCGCCGGCAGAGAGGTCCCGTCCTGCTCGTAGGTCATTCCTGGGGCGGTGCCGTGGTGACCGAAGCCGGCAACGACGCTGCGGTGAAGGGCATCGTCTATTTGTCCGCGCTGGTGCCGGATGCCGGCGAATCCGTAGTGGGGCTGCTGTCGCGCCTGCAGGCCCCAATGAAAGGGCTGGCGCCCGATGAGGATGGCTTCGTCTGGTTGGACGACGCCGAGGCCTACCGCCGCATGATGGCGGCCGATGTGCCGATGGCGGCGGTCCGGCTGCTGGCCGCAGCGCAGCCGCCGATGTCGGCCGGTGCATTCAGCGAGCCGGTGGCCGCAGCGGCCTGGCGCGACAGGCCCACGTGGTATCTGGTGACTGGACGGGACCGCGCCCTGGCGCCCGCGGTCCAGCGCGCCATCGCGGCCCACATCGGCGCACGCGTGGCCTCGCTGCAGTCGAGCCACCTGTCGTTTGTGGCGCACCCGCGGGCCGTGGCGGACCTGATCGACCGGGCCGCCCGGGAAGCCGGGCGTTGA
- the purT gene encoding formate-dependent phosphoribosylglycinamide formyltransferase, producing the protein MPITLGTPLSPSATKVMLLGSGELGKEVLIALQRLGVETTAVDRYDNAPGQQVAHHARTITMSDPAQLKALIEAERPHLVVPEIEAIATPMLEELEAAGTVRVIPTARAARLTMDREGIRRLAAETLGLPTSPYRFCDSAEELQAAIDGTDGQPAIGFPCVVKPVMSSSGKGQSKLDGPADVQKAWDYAMAGGRVSHGRVIVEGFIDFEYEITLLTVRSRAADGSIQTSFCEPIGHKQVSGDYVESWQPQPMPSLALQRAKDIAKAVTDDLGRGLDGQPSGQGLFGVELFVKGDEVWFSEVSPRPHDTGLVTLGTQHQSEFELHARAILGLPVDTRLRNPGASAVIYGGVDAQGIVFDGVDEALAVPDTDLRLFGKPESFAKRRMGVTVARAEDVDTARANARLAAGKVRPREA; encoded by the coding sequence ATGCCCATCACCCTCGGCACCCCCCTCTCGCCTTCCGCCACCAAAGTCATGCTGCTCGGCTCGGGCGAGCTGGGCAAGGAAGTGCTCATCGCCCTGCAGCGCCTGGGCGTGGAAACCACGGCCGTGGACCGCTACGACAACGCGCCCGGCCAGCAGGTGGCCCACCATGCGCGCACCATCACCATGAGCGATCCGGCACAGCTGAAAGCACTGATCGAAGCCGAGCGTCCGCACCTGGTGGTCCCCGAGATCGAGGCCATCGCCACGCCCATGCTGGAAGAGCTGGAGGCTGCCGGCACCGTGCGCGTCATTCCCACGGCCCGCGCCGCGCGCCTGACCATGGACCGCGAAGGCATCCGCCGCCTGGCCGCCGAGACCCTGGGCCTGCCCACCAGCCCCTACCGCTTCTGCGATTCGGCCGAGGAACTGCAGGCCGCCATCGACGGCACCGACGGCCAGCCCGCCATCGGCTTCCCGTGCGTGGTCAAGCCGGTGATGAGCAGCTCCGGCAAAGGCCAGAGCAAGCTCGACGGCCCGGCCGACGTGCAGAAGGCCTGGGACTACGCCATGGCCGGCGGCCGCGTGAGCCATGGCCGCGTCATCGTCGAAGGCTTCATCGACTTCGAATACGAGATCACCCTGCTCACCGTGCGCTCCAGGGCCGCGGACGGCAGCATCCAGACCTCGTTCTGCGAACCCATCGGCCACAAGCAGGTCAGCGGCGACTACGTGGAAAGCTGGCAGCCCCAGCCCATGCCGTCCCTCGCGCTGCAGCGCGCGAAGGACATCGCCAAAGCCGTGACCGATGACCTGGGCCGTGGCCTGGACGGCCAGCCTTCCGGCCAGGGCCTCTTCGGCGTGGAGCTGTTCGTGAAGGGCGACGAGGTCTGGTTCAGCGAAGTGAGCCCGCGCCCGCACGACACCGGCCTGGTCACCCTGGGCACGCAGCACCAGAGCGAATTCGAGCTGCACGCCCGTGCCATCCTGGGCCTGCCGGTGGACACCCGCCTGCGCAACCCCGGTGCCAGCGCCGTGATCTATGGCGGCGTGGATGCGCAGGGCATCGTCTTCGACGGCGTGGACGAGGCCCTGGCCGTGCCGGACACCGACCTGCGCCTCTTCGGCAAGCCCGAGAGCTTCGCCAAGCGCCGCATGGGCGTGACCGTGGCCCGGGCCGAGGACGTGGACACGGCGCGCGCCAATGCGCGGCTGGCGGCGGGCAAGGTGAGGCCGCGCGAGGCGTGA
- a CDS encoding LysR substrate-binding domain-containing protein has product MQDLNDLGLYAAVVTHGSFSAAARALGLPKSKLSRRVAELEQRLGVRLLQRSTRAVSVTEVGAAFFKHCEAVTQAAQAAFDVAERATDRPSGRIRVSSPVGVAHMFLAPLLPAFLKQHPGVQVDLDLTNRRVDLIAEGYDVALRIRSALDDSELVVRMLGASPQVLVAAPALLAEHARPSTLAQLAGAPGLGPRGTGGAAPRWRIQPPGGDWAEVEYRPVLVSDDIHLLHTAALAGSGIAQLPAHVCADGIAQGRLQHLLADHTLPTHQLHAVYPSRKGVVPAVRAFIDHLVQSLPQTLPNTLAISGEAQGGVAGLPQHSG; this is encoded by the coding sequence ATGCAGGATCTGAACGATCTGGGCCTGTACGCGGCCGTCGTGACCCATGGCAGCTTCTCGGCCGCCGCGCGCGCGCTCGGGCTGCCGAAATCGAAGCTGAGCCGCCGCGTCGCCGAGCTGGAGCAGCGCCTGGGCGTGCGCCTGCTGCAGCGCTCCACGCGGGCGGTGAGCGTGACCGAAGTGGGCGCCGCCTTCTTCAAGCACTGCGAGGCGGTCACGCAGGCCGCCCAAGCCGCCTTCGACGTCGCTGAGCGCGCCACCGACCGGCCCTCGGGCCGCATCCGCGTGAGCAGCCCGGTGGGCGTGGCGCACATGTTCCTCGCTCCGCTGCTACCTGCGTTCCTGAAGCAGCACCCGGGCGTGCAGGTGGACCTGGACCTGACCAACCGGCGCGTGGACCTGATCGCCGAGGGCTACGACGTGGCGCTGCGCATCCGCTCCGCCCTGGACGATTCGGAACTGGTGGTGCGCATGCTGGGTGCCAGCCCGCAGGTGCTGGTGGCCGCACCCGCGCTGCTGGCAGAGCATGCGCGGCCCTCAACGCTCGCGCAGTTGGCCGGCGCACCCGGCCTGGGGCCGCGGGGCACCGGCGGCGCCGCGCCGCGTTGGCGCATCCAGCCGCCTGGGGGCGACTGGGCCGAGGTGGAATACCGCCCCGTGCTGGTGAGCGACGACATCCACCTCCTGCACACCGCGGCCCTGGCCGGCTCGGGCATCGCGCAGCTACCGGCGCATGTGTGCGCGGACGGCATCGCCCAGGGCCGCCTGCAGCACTTGCTGGCCGACCACACGCTGCCCACGCACCAGCTGCATGCCGTGTACCCGTCGCGCAAGGGCGTGGTGCCGGCCGTGCGGGCGTTCATCGACCACCTCGTGCAGTCGCTGCCGCAAACACTGCCGAACACGTTGGCAATTTCAGGGGAAGCGCAGGGCGGCGTGGCCGGCCTGCCGCAGCACTCCGGATGA
- a CDS encoding LacI family DNA-binding transcriptional regulator codes for MASIKDVAQRAGVSTTTVSRVLTTPGAVRSPLRERVEQAIADMGYRPNLAARRLRQRRASIVGLIVSDIRSPFFTDVGRAVEDVAYRNGLRLILCNSDENPAKEQSYLELMADEQASGVILSPTMEGLQRLRPADWPFPLVLVDRALESSRVDRVVLDNHAAARRATEHLLQSGWRRIALLAGIHSTTGQQRHAGYADALAAHGLAPRPLWLDPTREAGERATAQCLAAPPAERPDALLATNGLLLLGALQAVQAAGLRTPQDIGIAGFDNNDWTALPALDVTTIAQPTYDIGRTAAELLLQRMQDPARPARRVVLEGELVVRGSSAKPGA; via the coding sequence TTGGCCAGCATCAAGGACGTCGCCCAGCGCGCCGGCGTCTCCACCACCACCGTCTCGCGCGTGCTCACCACGCCCGGCGCCGTGCGTTCCCCGCTGCGCGAGCGCGTGGAGCAGGCCATCGCCGACATGGGCTACCGGCCCAACCTCGCGGCGCGCCGGCTGCGCCAGCGCCGCGCCTCGATCGTCGGCCTGATCGTCTCGGACATCCGCAGCCCCTTCTTCACCGACGTGGGCCGTGCCGTGGAGGACGTGGCCTACCGGAACGGCCTGCGGCTCATCCTCTGCAACAGCGACGAGAACCCCGCCAAGGAGCAGTCGTACCTGGAGCTGATGGCCGACGAGCAGGCCAGCGGCGTGATCCTCTCGCCCACCATGGAAGGGCTGCAGCGACTGCGGCCCGCGGACTGGCCGTTTCCGCTCGTGCTCGTGGACCGCGCGCTCGAAAGCTCCCGCGTGGACCGCGTGGTGCTGGACAACCACGCCGCGGCGCGCCGCGCCACGGAACACCTGCTGCAATCGGGCTGGCGGCGCATCGCCCTGCTCGCCGGCATCCACAGCACCACCGGCCAGCAGCGCCATGCGGGCTATGCGGACGCCCTGGCGGCGCACGGCCTCGCGCCGCGGCCGCTATGGCTCGACCCCACGCGCGAAGCAGGCGAGCGCGCCACGGCGCAATGCCTCGCGGCGCCGCCCGCCGAGCGCCCCGACGCGCTGCTCGCCACCAACGGCCTGCTGCTGCTCGGCGCCCTGCAGGCCGTGCAGGCCGCCGGCCTGCGCACGCCGCAGGACATCGGCATCGCCGGCTTCGACAACAACGACTGGACCGCCCTGCCCGCGCTGGACGTGACCACCATCGCCCAGCCTACCTACGACATCGGCCGCACCGCGGCGGAACTGCTGCTGCAGCGCATGCAGGACCCGGCGCGGCCCGCGCGGCGCGTGGTGCTGGAGGGAGAGCTGGTGGTACGGGGCTCCAGCGCGAAGCCCGGGGCCTGA
- a CDS encoding FMN-dependent NADH-azoreductase, which translates to MQILHLDSSVLGDASASRELTRHIVDALLQQHPAARTLYRDLATDSIAHLTGPIAAGFRSQDPQAFGAEVLAEHERSNALVGELLDSDVIVIGAPMYNFSVPTQLKAWVDRVTQPGRTFRYTETGPIGLAQGKRAILVSTRGGLYSEPTPHPMDFQEAYLRAVLGFMGIREVRTVRAELLSRGPELRRQALEAARGEALSVARWALAA; encoded by the coding sequence ATGCAAATCCTCCACCTCGATTCCAGCGTCCTCGGCGACGCCTCCGCATCCCGCGAACTTACCCGCCACATTGTGGACGCGCTGCTGCAGCAGCACCCCGCCGCGCGTACCCTCTACCGCGACCTCGCTACGGACTCCATTGCCCACCTCACCGGCCCGATCGCCGCGGGGTTCCGCTCGCAGGACCCGCAGGCGTTCGGCGCCGAGGTGCTGGCCGAGCACGAGCGCTCCAACGCTCTGGTGGGCGAACTGCTGGACAGCGACGTGATCGTGATCGGCGCGCCGATGTACAACTTCTCGGTGCCCACGCAACTCAAGGCCTGGGTCGATCGTGTCACCCAGCCGGGGCGCACCTTCCGCTACACCGAGACCGGCCCCATCGGGCTGGCCCAGGGCAAGCGCGCCATCCTCGTCTCCACCCGCGGCGGGCTGTATTCGGAGCCCACGCCCCATCCCATGGACTTCCAGGAAGCCTATCTGCGGGCCGTCCTGGGCTTCATGGGCATCCGCGAAGTCCGGACCGTGCGTGCCGAACTGCTGTCCCGCGGCCCCGAACTCCGCCGCCAGGCCCTGGAAGCGGCGCGCGGCGAGGCCCTGTCCGTGGCCCGCTGGGCACTGGCCGCCTGA
- a CDS encoding TonB family protein — MSTESRMPPPFLAHLGLDESADDRAIRRAYARLLKQIDQEKDPGGFQSLRQAYEVSLQWFAHRQQEEQEDGEQAGAEPPAPAEAATPAEPPAPAEPVLPAEPPLPAAREPGHGPGDAAALRQAAARAAEASAREVFEAMRAMLPQRRRGAHEKVQAWLQQALEGERLIDMDARFLFEGGVVSLLANGWQPGHEYLFGPAMECFGWRRDRGRLAAFGRAGAVIASAIDELDFYDAQPKNVRVGQRDLIRRLRDDRRPGTGFLLRHLPRVLHLRSLFPHWLHVITALGNVERWSEWAAAVPRWRRWLTYAPARAPVPAPADAARPFSVPESSFRIGNGWIIFGVVILTALLRTCLQNDPPRSAPSPAAPVHGSLPPGAGVGGIYPGLSPREPAGPVPPSLSARATPVTPLQPVYPPEARRRGHEGRVVVSATIGSMGQARDVSIAQSSGHRELDESALAAVRNATFHPAKDSQGYAVDASYRIPFNFVLSDKPAAGPADKPRDYAQRIRDAFQSQIILPQGVTGNPASEVRLRLSAQGAIESYRLVQPSGSKDWDQAVLRAVARVQRVPADDRGQFPPEMVITFRPRP; from the coding sequence GTGAGCACGGAAAGCCGCATGCCGCCGCCGTTCCTCGCCCACCTCGGCCTCGACGAGTCGGCGGATGACCGGGCGATCCGCCGTGCCTACGCGCGGCTGCTCAAGCAGATCGACCAGGAGAAGGACCCCGGCGGTTTCCAGTCCCTGCGCCAGGCGTACGAGGTGTCCCTGCAATGGTTCGCCCATCGCCAGCAGGAAGAGCAAGAGGATGGGGAGCAGGCGGGCGCAGAACCACCCGCGCCCGCTGAAGCAGCAACGCCCGCCGAGCCACCCGCGCCCGCTGAACCCGTTCTCCCCGCAGAGCCACCACTGCCCGCCGCGCGCGAGCCGGGCCATGGCCCCGGCGATGCGGCCGCGCTCCGGCAGGCCGCCGCCCGGGCCGCGGAAGCCTCGGCCCGCGAGGTCTTCGAGGCGATGCGCGCCATGCTGCCGCAGCGGCGGCGCGGGGCCCACGAGAAAGTGCAGGCCTGGCTGCAGCAGGCGCTCGAAGGCGAGCGCCTGATCGACATGGATGCCCGGTTCCTGTTCGAGGGCGGCGTGGTGTCCCTGCTGGCGAATGGCTGGCAGCCGGGCCACGAGTACCTGTTCGGGCCCGCCATGGAGTGTTTCGGCTGGCGCCGTGACCGGGGCCGGCTGGCCGCGTTCGGGCGCGCGGGGGCGGTGATCGCCTCCGCGATCGACGAGCTCGATTTCTACGATGCGCAGCCGAAGAATGTGCGGGTGGGCCAGCGGGACCTCATCCGCCGCCTGCGGGACGACAGGCGCCCGGGCACGGGGTTCCTGCTGCGGCACCTGCCCCGGGTGCTGCACCTGCGCAGCCTGTTTCCGCACTGGCTGCACGTGATCACCGCGCTGGGCAACGTGGAGCGGTGGAGCGAGTGGGCGGCTGCCGTGCCGCGGTGGCGCCGCTGGCTGACCTATGCGCCGGCCAGGGCGCCCGTGCCCGCGCCTGCGGACGCAGCCAGACCTTTTTCGGTGCCGGAATCGTCTTTCCGCATCGGCAACGGGTGGATCATCTTCGGCGTGGTGATCCTCACGGCCCTGCTGCGGACGTGCCTGCAGAACGATCCGCCGCGATCGGCGCCTTCACCGGCTGCGCCCGTCCACGGCAGCCTGCCGCCAGGGGCCGGGGTGGGCGGCATCTACCCTGGCCTGTCGCCCCGCGAGCCGGCGGGGCCCGTGCCTCCGTCGCTCTCCGCGCGGGCCACCCCGGTCACCCCCCTGCAGCCTGTCTATCCGCCCGAGGCCCGCCGCCGGGGGCACGAAGGGCGTGTCGTCGTCTCCGCCACCATCGGATCGATGGGGCAGGCGCGGGATGTCTCCATTGCGCAGAGCTCCGGCCATCGGGAACTGGACGAGTCGGCCCTGGCCGCCGTGCGCAATGCCACCTTCCACCCCGCCAAGGACAGCCAGGGGTATGCCGTGGACGCCAGCTACCGCATCCCGTTCAACTTCGTGCTGTCGGACAAGCCGGCCGCCGGTCCCGCGGACAAGCCGCGCGACTACGCCCAGCGGATCCGCGATGCCTTCCAGTCGCAGATCATCCTGCCGCAGGGCGTGACCGGCAATCCCGCCTCCGAAGTCCGGTTGCGGCTGAGCGCCCAGGGCGCCATCGAAAGCTACCGGCTGGTGCAGCCCAGCGGCAGCAAGGACTGGGACCAGGCCGTGCTGCGCGCGGTGGCGCGCGTCCAGCGCGTGCCAGCGGACGACAGGGGGCAGTTCCCTCCGGAGATGGTGATCACGTTCCGGCCGAGGCCCTGA
- a CDS encoding Hsp70 family protein, translating into MIIGIDLGTTNSLVAAWKDGRSVLVPNALGEMLTPSCVSLDEDGTVLVGRAARERLQTHPDRTAANFKRYMGSDKTMVLAGRAFRPEELSSLVLRALKADAEAFLGEPVEEAVVTVPAYFSDAQRKATRAAGALAGLRVDRLLNEPTAAALAYGLHQQDSETRFLVFDLGGGTFDVSILEMFDGVMEVRASAGDNFLGGEDFLQALVNLFFERLKLSESLRRDSHFMQRLIAAAERTKRALSEQTRAVLSVEHQGKPLSLEVDEALFESACATLLKQLRLPVERALRDANLRTVMLDNIVLAGGATRMPMVRRLATTMFGRFPAIDFNPDEVVAMGAAIQAGLKAKDAALSEVVMTDVSPYSLGVAVNKRMPDGSSSPGHFDPIIERNTIVPVSRMKTYAPTRDDQVFVDLEIYQGESRLVQDNIHLGNLRIELPGTSREDSSLEVRFSYDVNGLLQVEAQVPSTQKTFSVVIEGNPGLLTEAEIAERLAAMGALKIHPRDALENRTAMAQAERIYQQLRGGAREWLAEQILRFEGALATQDGRVVAKARKLLEDQLAHLERTGAVLADDEP; encoded by the coding sequence ATGATCATCGGCATCGACCTGGGAACCACCAACAGCCTGGTGGCGGCATGGAAGGACGGGCGATCCGTCCTGGTCCCGAATGCGCTCGGCGAGATGCTGACGCCGTCCTGCGTCAGCCTGGACGAGGACGGCACGGTGCTGGTCGGGCGCGCGGCCCGCGAGCGGCTGCAGACCCACCCGGACCGGACTGCCGCGAACTTCAAGCGCTACATGGGCAGCGACAAGACCATGGTGCTGGCCGGACGCGCGTTCCGGCCCGAGGAGCTGTCGTCGCTGGTGCTGCGTGCGCTGAAGGCCGATGCCGAAGCGTTCCTCGGCGAGCCGGTGGAGGAGGCGGTGGTCACGGTGCCCGCCTATTTCTCGGACGCGCAGCGCAAGGCCACGCGGGCCGCGGGCGCGCTGGCCGGGCTGCGGGTCGACCGGCTGCTCAACGAGCCGACGGCGGCGGCACTGGCCTACGGACTGCACCAGCAGGACAGCGAGACCCGGTTCCTCGTCTTCGACCTGGGCGGCGGCACCTTCGATGTCTCCATCCTGGAGATGTTCGACGGCGTGATGGAGGTGCGGGCATCCGCGGGGGACAACTTCCTCGGCGGCGAGGATTTCCTGCAGGCCCTGGTGAACCTGTTCTTCGAACGCCTCAAGCTCTCCGAATCCCTGCGTCGGGACAGCCACTTCATGCAGCGGCTCATCGCGGCCGCCGAGCGGACGAAGCGGGCGCTCAGCGAGCAGACACGGGCCGTGCTGTCGGTGGAGCACCAGGGAAAGCCGCTGTCCCTGGAGGTGGACGAGGCCCTGTTCGAAAGCGCCTGCGCCACGCTGCTCAAGCAGCTGCGGCTGCCGGTGGAGCGGGCCCTGCGCGATGCGAACCTGCGCACTGTCATGCTGGACAACATCGTGCTGGCCGGCGGCGCCACGCGCATGCCGATGGTCCGGCGGCTCGCGACGACGATGTTCGGCCGCTTTCCCGCCATCGACTTCAACCCGGACGAGGTGGTCGCCATGGGGGCGGCCATCCAGGCCGGCCTGAAGGCGAAGGACGCGGCCCTCAGCGAAGTGGTGATGACCGATGTGTCGCCCTATTCCCTGGGGGTGGCCGTGAACAAGCGCATGCCCGACGGGAGTTCCTCGCCCGGGCACTTCGATCCCATCATCGAGCGCAACACGATCGTGCCGGTCAGCCGCATGAAGACCTATGCGCCCACCCGGGACGACCAGGTGTTCGTCGATCTGGAGATCTACCAGGGCGAATCGCGCCTGGTGCAGGACAACATCCACCTGGGCAACCTCCGGATCGAGCTGCCGGGCACGAGCCGCGAGGATTCCTCCCTGGAGGTGCGCTTCAGCTATGACGTCAATGGCCTGCTGCAGGTGGAGGCGCAGGTGCCCAGCACCCAGAAGACCTTCAGCGTCGTCATCGAAGGCAATCCGGGCCTGCTGACCGAAGCCGAGATCGCCGAGCGCCTCGCGGCGATGGGCGCGCTGAAGATCCATCCGCGCGATGCGCTGGAGAACCGCACCGCCATGGCGCAGGCGGAGCGCATCTACCAGCAGTTGCGGGGCGGCGCGCGGGAGTGGCTGGCGGAGCAGATCCTGCGGTTCGAAGGGGCCCTGGCCACCCAGGACGGCCGCGTCGTCGCCAAGGCGCGCAAGCTGCTGGAGGACCAGCTGGCCCACCTGGAGCGCACGGGGGCCGTCCTCGCGGACGACGAACCGTGA